AAGTTTACCTTTTCATGGGATAATTATCTTTTGTTAAAAGATAAGGATAATGCTTTAATTGAGGCAGTCAAACATCAAAATAGGAATGAGATAAATTTTTTGATTGAAAATGGGGCAAATGCTAATTTTGTCAATAGGGATGGCGAAAATTCAATAAGCGAAGCCATTAAATTACCAAATAAAAAGTTGGCTATTTCGCTAATGAATAAAGGAATGGTGAGTATTACAGTTGGACAAGAAAAGAATACGCTTGCTCATCTTGCGGTCGACAATGAACAAATGGAAATACTAAAAGAGTTACATCATTTCAAAGTGGATATGGATGTTAAGAATGAAATGGGACATTCGGTTTTATATACTGCCATGGAGACAGGAAATCCAGAAATAATTGACTACCTTATCCATGATGTAAAAGTAAATCTACAAGATGTGGATAATGAAGGGAATAATATTGTTCAAGTAGCCTTGCTACAACAGTTAAAAGATACAGCATTTATCAAAGAATTACTGAACCTGGCTATTGATTTAAATAAGGAGAATAAAAATGGCCAAAATACATACGAAATGGCTATTCTTACTGAAAATAATGAGATAGTGCAACTATTTATAGACAAAGGACTAAATGTGAATCAGGTTGATAAACGAGGAAATAATGCAATCCATGTTCTCCTTAATCAGAAAAAAGATAATGTGGCTTTTCTAACAGCATTAATAAACAAGGGGACAAATGTAAATGGACTGAATGGACAAGGACAATCACCCTTATATGTAGCTATTGTAAATGGGGATAAAAAAATTGTTGAAGAACTGATAAAGAATAAAGTGAATATTGATTCAGTCAATAGTAATGGGGAATCAGCGCAAACCGTTGCTGAAAAATATAATAAATCATTGGTAGAATTATTTGAACAAGGTAAATTTGTCATTAAATATGATAAACAAAAAAATGTTTACATAGTAAGTGGGATTACTTTAGGGAATTCTAGAAAAGATGTAGTGAATAAGTTAGGGAACCCAGCTAAAAGGCAAGAATTTACTTCTATAAATGGTGAAATTGACTGCAATTTTTATTACTTGAAAGATAGCACTGGAAAAAATATAGAGACACAATATTGTACTTATACAGGGAGCAATAAAATTGAAGAAATTACGTTTGATTTTTATCCTAAACATCTAAATGAAAATTGGTATAAAGATTTGGGAAAACCATTTGTCATGGATGATGGGAAAGCATTATTTTATCTTGAAGGCACGGAACAAATATTAAATTTAAAACCGAATGAAGAGTTAGGGTTTCTTACTTATGCAGATGCTAATTTCTATTATTATTATCCAAAGGATTAGCAGCTTGTAGAAAAAAGGGGCTGGGACATAACTGCTTCAATTAGTGAGAAATCCGAATTTGAATGATTTCAAATTCGGATTTCTCTATTTTTTATGTTGTCTCCATATAGTTCTATGCAAATGGCTGTGAATTTTCTTAAATTCGCCATTAATGCGAGACCCATCTCGTTATCAACCTTCGATTTTCTTCGTACAGAAAATCGAGTGAAACGCAAATTAGCTTTCAAGAATCCAAAAACGGGTTCCACGTCAGGCAATATCATTCTTTTGTAACTTCACTTCTAAATCTAAAAGGAAAACTAATTGATTGATTTATCAGAAGTGGTTCTTATTTTTATGTAAAAATGATCTAAGCCGTTTAAATTTTACTCGTCGTAAAATTTAAACGGCTTATTAGTTTTCAGAGGAGGGTTTTGTCCCAGCCTCTTTCTTACGATTAGTCAACCATATTTAAAGATTAATTTATATTTTTATGAGTGTGAAGTGGTGAGGGACATCTCTCATCACTTCACACTCATTTTTGGATACGCCAAAAAGACTTGGCGATTTTTATTTTTTTGAAAGGTCATTATGTTATAGTTTTATATGGGTGATTACGATTTCTAAGCTGGTAGTGCGGACTCATAATCGTAAAGAATGCCACGCGTCAGTAACTGAAATGTCACTTTCAGAAACTTATTGATGCAGGCGACAATCGCAATCTTATGAGGCTTCCTCTGAGGTTGCTTTTTTAATTTATAATAATAGTCCACAAAATGATTCGGTTTTCCTTGTGCCCTAAGCATGGCACACACCATGAAATATAAAATTTTCCGTAAATACTTGTTTCCTCGTTTATTCATACGATCTCTATATTGCGTATTGCCCTATCGTATTATATCTATTCCTGCATAAGCGTTCAGTTTTTTATAGGTTATAGTGCAGATAAAAGGGATAACTTTGATTGTGCTTATACCTTAACTAGTTTAATGCTATTAACATTATCCTTTTGATGGTATAAAATAGGCATAGAAAGATGAAATGGGTGGTTTTTTTGGTTTCTTCTAAAGATGTAGCAAAGTATGCCGGTGTTTCACAGACAACGGTTTCACGAGTGTTAAATACTCCAGAACTCGTGAAACCGAAAACATTAAAAAAGGTGATGGAGGCCATTGAACAATTAAATTATGTCCCAAACGATATTGCAAGATCACTTGTACAACAAAAGACAGGAATAATTACTTTAATTTCTGGACCGTTGCATAATCCATTTTTTGTCGATACAACAACCGAAATTGTAAATTATGCAAATGCTAGAGGCTATAAGGTAAACGTGTATTTTGGAACGGAAGATAATCTAGAGACTATTTATAATTCCGTGTTAGAAACAAAAGTGGATGCAATTATTTTATCATCTATAAGGTATACGGATCCATTATTTTATAAGCTTGAAAAACTGGAGATACCTTTTATTATGTTTAATCGTAAGCATCAAGAAAATAGACATTTTGTAGAAATAGATAATATAGAAGCAGGTTTCTTAGCGACTAATCATCTAGTGACTTTAGGACATACGGACCTTTGTTGGATAGGGGGGCCACATGAAATGAGTACTTTTTTTGGAAGATATGAGGGTTTTAAAAAGGCGTTGGTTGAGGCGAGCATAGATATAAATACAGTACCGACATTTTTTACAAATACGAGCAAAGGTGATATAAAAGGAGTGTTTGAAGAACTATTGTTGCTATCTCCAAGACCGACAGCAATTTGCGCTGCAACAGATGCTATTGCCATTGAAATACTCAACCAATGTTTAGAACAAGGATTCAATATCCCTAACGATTTTAATGTAATTGGAATTGATAATGTAGAACTGAGTAAACATCGTTCTATTTCCTTGACGACAGTTGGCATCAAATCGGAAAAAAATTTAGGGTTTTTAGCGATTGAGAAATTATTTGATGTAATGGAGAAAAAAAGTGCTTGCATCCAGCAAACTGAATCTGTTAAACTTTTCCCAAGAAACACAACAGGTAAAAAAATGAACTGATGAGTGTCAGTTTATTTTTTTATACTAGAATGGTTACGTATTCATTTCTTTATTTTCAGAAATGAATACGTAACCATTAAAAGGGAGTGAGGACTTGAAGAAACATTTAATGTTGAATGGCGAGTGGCGTATGACGGATGAATATTTAGATGTTTATGCCCCGTATTCAAAAGAATTAATTGGTCAGTTTGCGATAGCAACTGAGATCGATGTGCAACAAGCAATTGAGTGCGCACATGCAGCTACCTCAAAGATGGCAATGTTAACAGCAATTCAGAGAGCTCAAATTTTGGAACAATTATCGAATTTATTTGCTGAGCATCGAGAAGAAGCAGCTACTATTATTTCGTTAGAATCCGCTAAGCCACTAAAGTATGCAGTTGCAGAAATAGACCGAACAATTGAAACATATAAGTTTGCCGCTGAAGAAGCGAAGCGCCTTGCAGGTGAATTGATTCCGATGGATGCTTCAAAAGGTGGAGAAGGACGCTTTGCTTATACGTTGAGGGAACCGATTGGCGTTATAGCGGCAATTACGCCATTTAATTTCCCTCAAAATCTTGTCGCACATAAAGTCGGCCCAGCATTAGCGGCAGGAAACACAATTGTCTTAAAACCGGCAACACAAACGGCACTATCTGCACATTTTTTAGCAAAATTACTTGCGCAAACAGACTTACCTGCAGGTGCTTTTAATTTAGTTACGGGCTCTGGAAAACTCATCGGGGATACATTTTTAGCACATCCTCAAGTGAAAATGATTACATTTACAGGCAGTCCAGCAGTCGGTATTTCTCTTCGTAATCGAGCCGGATTGAAAAAGGTAACGTTAGAACTTGGCTCTAATGCGGGAGTAATTGTCGATGAAGGTGTTCCATTAGAAAACATAATGGATCGTATAGTAATGGGAGCGTTTTCAAATCAAGGTCAAGTTTGTATTTCCTTGCAACGTATTTAT
This genomic interval from Lysinibacillus sphaericus contains the following:
- a CDS encoding aldehyde dehydrogenase family protein, with protein sequence MLNGEWRMTDEYLDVYAPYSKELIGQFAIATEIDVQQAIECAHAATSKMAMLTAIQRAQILEQLSNLFAEHREEAATIISLESAKPLKYAVAEIDRTIETYKFAAEEAKRLAGELIPMDASKGGEGRFAYTLREPIGVIAAITPFNFPQNLVAHKVGPALAAGNTIVLKPATQTALSAHFLAKLLAQTDLPAGAFNLVTGSGKLIGDTFLAHPQVKMITFTGSPAVGISLRNRAGLKKVTLELGSNAGVIVDEGVPLENIMDRIVMGAFSNQGQVCISLQRIYVLDNVLDSFLKQFTEKITQLKIGDPLDPTTDLTTMISETEQQRAYAWIQEAVNEGAQIITGGRIENNILLPTVLYNVPSHSRVSCEEIFAPVVIINTVSTIDEAIEAINDSNYGLQAGIFTSSIETAFKASKKLHVGGVIINDVPTYRVDHMPYGGVKDSGTGKEGIKYAIEEMTEMKLVIWNNN
- a CDS encoding LacI family DNA-binding transcriptional regulator, producing the protein MVFLVSSKDVAKYAGVSQTTVSRVLNTPELVKPKTLKKVMEAIEQLNYVPNDIARSLVQQKTGIITLISGPLHNPFFVDTTTEIVNYANARGYKVNVYFGTEDNLETIYNSVLETKVDAIILSSIRYTDPLFYKLEKLEIPFIMFNRKHQENRHFVEIDNIEAGFLATNHLVTLGHTDLCWIGGPHEMSTFFGRYEGFKKALVEASIDINTVPTFFTNTSKGDIKGVFEELLLLSPRPTAICAATDAIAIEILNQCLEQGFNIPNDFNVIGIDNVELSKHRSISLTTVGIKSEKNLGFLAIEKLFDVMEKKSACIQQTESVKLFPRNTTGKKMN
- a CDS encoding ankyrin repeat domain-containing protein; translation: MLVDINCPIELLGYQLYRSKKTGNVYCSFRFNNISEKTIKGFNATIYCFDQFGEPTGSVSNCFEHKFHFPDSIGPSQAFDTNERISLDNFLHARKVEIVIEKVLFSDETTWTKAETELEKVELKEIHNPRQLAYVKAHEGNDAKYYSQLLNDKWVCVCGRLNLENMEACQRCKKEKNHIISIYSNEETINEQIQLYEKQIEENQKKEQLEKERQREETKKKVRKIFTYSSVVVSLLLLIVIGTFGFITKFTFSWDNYLLLKDKDNALIEAVKHQNRNEINFLIENGANANFVNRDGENSISEAIKLPNKKLAISLMNKGMVSITVGQEKNTLAHLAVDNEQMEILKELHHFKVDMDVKNEMGHSVLYTAMETGNPEIIDYLIHDVKVNLQDVDNEGNNIVQVALLQQLKDTAFIKELLNLAIDLNKENKNGQNTYEMAILTENNEIVQLFIDKGLNVNQVDKRGNNAIHVLLNQKKDNVAFLTALINKGTNVNGLNGQGQSPLYVAIVNGDKKIVEELIKNKVNIDSVNSNGESAQTVAEKYNKSLVELFEQGKFVIKYDKQKNVYIVSGITLGNSRKDVVNKLGNPAKRQEFTSINGEIDCNFYYLKDSTGKNIETQYCTYTGSNKIEEITFDFYPKHLNENWYKDLGKPFVMDDGKALFYLEGTEQILNLKPNEELGFLTYADANFYYYYPKD